The following are encoded together in the Tepidiforma bonchosmolovskayae genome:
- a CDS encoding enoyl-CoA hydratase, whose translation MPTFETVIYEIPAPGVARITQNRPEARNAQNYQLTYDLNAAFDEAAADESVKVIILAGAGPHFSAGHDLRGGGPPLSSYPTVGTWREFNKKGAEGYMAVEEEIYLGMCRRWRNILKPTIAQVQGKCIAGGLMLAWVCDLIVASDDAMFSDPVVQMGVCGVEYFAHPWELGARKAKEMLFTADWVTAQDAYRLGMVNHVVPREELESFTLALAEKIAQKPSFALKLAKEAVNQTLEAQGQWQAMLAVFNLHQLAHSHNQELYGMRIDPSGIPGAVRRQ comes from the coding sequence GACCTTCGAAACCGTCATCTACGAAATCCCGGCGCCCGGCGTTGCCCGCATCACCCAGAACCGCCCCGAAGCCCGCAACGCCCAGAACTACCAGCTCACCTACGACCTGAACGCCGCCTTCGATGAGGCTGCCGCCGACGAGTCGGTCAAGGTCATCATCCTCGCCGGCGCCGGCCCCCACTTCTCCGCCGGCCACGACCTCCGCGGCGGCGGCCCGCCCCTCTCCAGCTATCCCACCGTCGGCACCTGGCGCGAGTTCAACAAAAAGGGCGCCGAAGGCTACATGGCCGTCGAAGAGGAGATCTACCTCGGCATGTGCCGCCGCTGGCGCAACATCCTCAAGCCCACCATCGCCCAGGTCCAGGGCAAGTGCATCGCCGGCGGCCTCATGCTCGCCTGGGTCTGCGACCTCATTGTCGCCAGCGACGACGCCATGTTCTCCGACCCCGTCGTCCAGATGGGCGTCTGCGGCGTCGAATACTTCGCCCACCCCTGGGAGCTCGGCGCCCGCAAGGCCAAGGAGATGCTCTTCACCGCCGACTGGGTCACTGCCCAGGACGCCTACCGCCTCGGCATGGTCAACCACGTCGTCCCGCGCGAAGAGCTCGAATCCTTCACCCTCGCCCTCGCCGAGAAGATCGCCCAGAAACCCTCCTTCGCCCTGAAGCTCGCCAAGGAGGCCGTCAACCAGACCCTCGAAGCCCAGGGCCAGTGGCAGGCGATGCTCGCTGTCTTCAACCTCCACCAGCTCGCCCACAGCCACAACCAGGAGCTCTACGGCATGCGGATCGACCCCAGCGGCATCCCCGGAGCCGTCCGGCGGCAGTAG